A single region of the Raphanus sativus cultivar WK10039 chromosome 1, ASM80110v3, whole genome shotgun sequence genome encodes:
- the LOC108860906 gene encoding fruit protein pKIWI502 yields MFVLRRPHLTRHLRISRNYRAVSAAAAVRQDANLWTPAPLSLVESAAESLFHISIDVSNSPDLVDSYTRPGQYLQLRVPDVERPSFLAIASSPPFAAASGAFEFLVKSIAGSTAEILCGLKKGETVELSSVIGNGFDLDQIDPPEEYSTVLIFATGSGISPIRSLVESGFGADRRSDVRLYYGARNLKRMAYQEKFKEWESSGVKVVPVLSQPGDGWRGETGYVQAAFARDKQVSDPSATGVVLCGQRQMAEEITAMLVADGVSNDKMLKNF; encoded by the exons ATGTTTGTCCTGCGCCGTCCCCACCTCACACGCCATCTCCGCATCTCTCGCAATTACCGTGCcgtctccgccgccgccgcagTTCGTCAGGACGCCAACCTCTGGACACCGGCCCCTCTCTCTCTCGTCGAATCTGCGGCGGAATCGCTTTTCCACATCTCGATCGACGTCTCTAACTCCCCGGATCTCGTAGACTCCTACACGCGGCCAGGTCAGTATCTCCAGCTCCGCGTTCCCGATGTCGAGAGGCCTTCGTTTCTGGCGATCGCTTCTTCTCCTCCCTTCGCGGCTGCGAGCGGTGCGTTCGAGTTCTTGGTCAAGAGCATCGCTGGATCGACGGCCGAGATTCTCTGCGGGTTGAAGAAAGGGGAGACCGTTGAGCTTAGTTCCGTGATAGGTAATGGTTTCGACCTCGATCAGATCGATCCTCCTGAAGAATACTCCACAGTTTTGATTTTCGCCACTGGATCTGGAATTAG TCCCATCCGCTCACTAGTTGAGTCAGGATTTGGCGCTGATAGAAGATCTGATGTAAGACTTTATTATGGGGCTAGGAACCTGAAAAGAATGGCTTATCAG GAAAAGTTTAAAGAGTGGGAATCATCAGGTGTCAAAGTTGTGCCGGTATTATCCCAGCCAGGCGATGGGTGGAGAGGGGAAACCGGATATGTGCAG GCTGCTTTTGCAAGGGATAAACAAGTTTCAGATCCCTCGGCAACGGGAGTGGTGCTGTGTGGACAAAGACAAATGGCTGAG GAGATCACAGCAATGCTTGTAGCGGATGGAGTATCAAATGACAAGATGCTTAAAAACTTTTGA
- the LOC108807230 gene encoding vacuolar-sorting protein BRO1, translating into MASSALSNLMLAIHEKKTTSVDLYRPLRNYITFTYSEREAQLLEDDLETLNQLRSDVERAPDPSPPARRDLLVSYYKALCLVETRFPISPEKHHVNAVSFLWHDAFKQKHKATQQSIHLEKAAVLFNLAATYSQIGLGYDRTTVDGRRQASHAFIAAAGAFAYLRDNESTKASIGQSSTTVDVSVECVGMLERLMLAQAQECVFENTIAKGSTPGVSAKISRQVGIYYEEALAALTAPPLKDHFEKGWISHVQLKAALFYSEACYRYGMELHEKEEIAEEIARLRSGSSRLAEAKKSSRGAPGQLIEAMNKLEASISCNLDRAVKENDRVYLMRVPSPASLSPLPSFSMVKPMNMNEVLDASKEKMFAILVPDSSAKALSRYTEMVDDVIRTQAERLQQASELTRVRLKEMDLPDSILAVDGHSTLPVDLREDVEAVQISGGPASLEAELQQLRDLKRVNQELLVHTEELLQKEATEDSQFRSQFGTRWTRPQSSTLTKNLQDRLNRFAANLKQAGESDVKIERSVRENSALMSILDRRPIESAIPSLAKPIMSLDATEDAIVGTLKQSLRQLENLGAQRAGLEDMLKEMKRKDDILPKLMTITGSYEDMFRKEISKYDHICEDISQNIEVQEQLLRQIQAQNEEFSTVFNLEDYKASREKCYNQIQAAISKYREIKENVNEGLKFYVTLQDAITNVKQQCSDFVMTRSIQCREMIEDVQRQMSGLSFQDRRNSGPYPSVHQPTATSSPPPQETHNPSHSHPQAPSYYRPTATSSPPTQETHNPSHPHPQAPYYRPPEQLSRPGYSIPPYGPPPPYHAPHGQAPQPYPPQAPQHQQPYPSWQQGSYYDPQGQQPRPPYTAPNPYLHPPQPQPPHQGGGYYRQ; encoded by the exons ATGGCTTCATCGGCGCTCTCTAATCTGATGCTCGCAATTCACGAGAAGAAGACGACCTCAGTCGATCTCTACCGTCCTCTCCGCAACTACATAACCTTCACCTACTCCGAGCGCGAAGCTCAGCTTCTCGAAGACGATCTCGAAACCCTGAATCAACTCCGCTCCGACGTAGAGCGCGCGCCCGATCCGTCTCCCCCCGCCAGAAGAGACCTCCTCGTCTCCTACTACAAAGCCCTATGCCTCGTCGAGACTCGGTTCCCGATCTCCCCCGAGAAGCACCACGTCAACGCCGTCTCTTTCCTGTGGCACGACGCCTTCAAGCAGAAGCACAAGGCCACTCAGCAGAGCATCCACCTGGAGAAAGCCGCCGTGCTCTTCAACCTCGCCGCTACGTACAGCCAGATCGGGCTCGGCTACGATCGCACCACCGTGGATGGGCGACGTCAGGCTTCCCACGCGTTCATCGCCGCGGCGGGGGCGTTCGCGTACCTGAGGGATAACGAGTCCACTAAGGCGTCGATCGGGCAGAGCAGCACCACGGTGGATGTGTCGGTGGAGTGCGTGGGGATGTTGGAGCGGCTCATGTTGGCTCAGGCTCAGGAGTGTGTCTTTGAAAATACAATTGCTAAAGGAAGCACTCCTGGTGTTTCCGCTAAGATCTCTAGGCAG GTTGGCATATACTATGAGGAAGCTTTAGCTGCGTTAACAGCTCCACCATTGAAGGATCATTTCGAGAAAGGCTGGATTTCCCATGTGCAGCTCAAAGCAGCACTCTTCTATAGCGAAGCTTGTTATAGATACGGAATGGAGTTGCACGAGAAAGAGGAAATCGCGGAAGAGATAGCTCGGCTGAGGAGCGGGAGCAGCCGTTTGGCTGAGGCGAAGAAGTCTTCGAGGGGAGCTCCTGGGCAGCTTATAGAAGCCATGAACAAACTAGAGGCGAGCATTAGCTGCAATTTGGACAGGGCTGTCAAGGAAAACGATAGGGTGTACCTGATGAGGGTTCCTTCTCCCGCTTCTTTGTCTCCGCTTCCGAGTTTTTCGATGGTTAAGCCAATGAACATGAATGAGGTATTGGATGCGAGCAAGGAGAAGATGTTTGCCATCCTTGTTCCGGACAGCAGTGCTAAAGCTCTGTCTAGATACACTGAGATGGTGGATGATGTGATTAGGACTCAGGCGGAGAGATTACAGCAAGCGAGCGAGTTAACTCGGGTGAGGCTCAAAGAGATGGACCTTCCTGATTCTATTCTTGCGGTGGATGGGCATTCGACTCTTCCTGTTGATCTTAGAGAAGATGTGGAAGCTGTTCAGATCAGTGGTGGTCCAGCTAGCTTGGAAGCTGAACTCCAGCAACTGAGAGATTTGAAGAGGGTTAATCAGGAATTGTTGGTGCACACCGAAGAGCTTTTGCAGAAGGAAGCAACTGAGGATTCTCAGTTTAGAAGCCAATTTGGGACTCGGTGGACTAGGCCTCAGTCTAGCACTCTGACAAAGAACTTGCAGGATAGGTTAAATCGTTTTGCAGCCAATTTGAAACAGGCTGGAGAAAGTGATGTGAAGATTGAGCGTTCTGTGAGAGAGAATTCCGCCCTCATGTCAATTCTTGATCGAAGGCCG ATAGAATCTGCCATCCCATCTCTAGCTAAGCCAATAATGTCTCTGGACGCAACGGAGGATGCCATCGTGGGAACTCTGAAGCAGAGTCTG AGGCAACTGGAAAATCTTGGTGCTCAGCGGGCAGGTCTTGAAGACATGCTCAAAGAGATGAAAAGAAAG GATGACATACTGCCAAAGCTGATGACGATTACAGGTTCCTATGAAGATATGTTCAGGAAAGAGATATCAAAGTATGATCATATCTGTGAAGATATTTCTCAAAACATTGAAGTTCAAGAACAGTTGTTGAGGCAAATTCAG GCTCAAAATGAGGAGTTCTCAACTGTTTTTAATCTTGAAGATTATAAAG CATCCAGAGAGAAGTGCTATAACCAGATTCAAGCGGCTATATCCAAGTACCGAGAGATCAAGGAAAATGTCAATGAGGGCTTGAAGTTCTATGTCACTCTCCAA GATGCAATCACGAATGTGAAGCAGCAATGCAGTGATTTTGTGATGACAAGGAGTATCCAGTGCCGAGAAATGATTGAGGATGTGCAACGACAGATGTCTGGTCTGAGTTTTCAGGATCGTAGAAACTCGGGTCCATACCCATCTGTACATCAGCCGACAGCTACAAGTTCGCCGCCTCCACAAGAAACTCATAATCCATCTCATTCTCACCCACAAGCACCATCATACTATAGACCGACAGCTACAAGTTCGCCGCCTACACAAGAAACTCATAATCCATCTCATCCTCACCCACAAGCACCATACTATAGACCGCCCGAGCAACTGTCAAGACCTGGCTACTCCATCCCACCCTATGGTCCACCTCCTCCGTACCATGCACCTCATGGCCAGGCGCCACAACCATACCCTCCTCAGGCTCCGCAACATCAACAGCCTTATCCATCATGGCAACAAGGCTCGTACTATGATCCACAGGGACAGCAGCCTCGGCCTCCTTATACCGCCCCGAATCCGTACCTACACCCGCCTCAACCTCAGCCTCCTCACCAAGGCGGTGGATACTACAGGCAGTGA
- the LOC108841555 gene encoding protein DETOXIFICATION 12, translating into MADAESSAKDSLLLPADRVQVVTWRDLRDGSFTEELKRLICFAAPMAAVVIAQFGLQIISMVMVGHLGNLALASASLASSFCNVTGFSFMIGLSCALDTLSGQAYGAKLYRKLGVQTYTAMFCLTLVCFPLSIIWFNMEKLLVFLGQDRSIAHEAGRYAAWLIPGLFSYAFLQPLTRYFQNQSMIRPLLITSSFVFCLHVPLCWLLVYKSGLGFLGGALAMGLSNWLYAILLGSVMYFSSSCFQTRAPLTMEIFNGVGEFFRYALPSAAMVCLEWWSYELIILFSGLLPNPELETSVLSVCLQTIATIYSIPLAIAAAASTRISNELGAGNSRAAHIVVYAAMSLAVMESLVVSMSLLVGRNVFGYVFSSDKDTVDYVAKMAPLVSISIILDGSQGVLSGIARGCGWQHIGACINLGAFYLCGIPFAATLAFWVHLKGVGLWVGIQAGAVLQTFLLALVTGCTNWEHQALEARKRMALA; encoded by the exons ATGGCGGACGCAGAGAGCAGCGCCAAGGATAGCTTGCTACTGCCGGCAGACAGAGTTCAGGTAGTGACATGGAGAGATCTGCGAGACGGATCATTCACCGAAGAACTCAAACGTCTTATCTGCTTCGCTGCTCCTATGGCTGCTGTGGTCATCGCTCAGTTCGGTTTGCAAATCATCTCCATGGTTATGGTTGGTCACCTCGGTAACCTCGCTCTCGCCAGCGCCTCCCTCGCTTCTTCCTTCTGCAACGTCACTGGCTTCAGCTTCATG ATAGGATTGTCATGTGCCTTAGATACTCTGAGCGGTCAAGCTTACGGAGCTAAACTCTACCGTAAACTAGGTGTTCAGACATACACAGCTATGTTCTGTCTCACACTAGTCTGTTTCCCTCTCTCCATCATATGGTTCAACATGGAGAAGCTTCTCGTCTTCCTTGGCCAAGACCGCTCTATCGCACACGAAGCCGGCAGATACGCCGCCTGGCTCATCCCTGGCCTCTTCTCTTACGCCTTTCTTCAGCCCCTCACTCGCTACTTCCAGAACCAGAGCATGATCAGACCCCTCCTCATCACCTCTTCCTTTGTGTTCTGTCTCCACGTTCCTCTCTGCTGGCTTTTGGTTTACAAGTCAGGGCTTGGTTTTCTCGGAGGAGCCTTGGCTATGGGTTTGTCGAACTGGCTCTATGCTATTCTTCTTGGATCTGTCATGTACTTCTCCTCTTCCTGCTTCCAAACGCGTGCGCCTCTTACCATGGAGATATTCAATGGCGTTGGAGAGTTCTTTAGATATGCTCTTCCTTCCGCTGCTATGGTTTG TCTAGAGTGGTGGTCATATGAACTCATAATATTATTCTCTGGCCTCTTACCCAACCCAGAGCTGGAAACTTCTGTGCTCTCTGTCTG TCTCCAAACAATTGCGACAATCTATTCAATACCACTTGCCATTGCCGCTGCAGCAAG CACAAGAATCTCAAACGAATTAGGTGCCGGAAACTCTCGAGCAGCACATATTGTGGTCTACGCGGCAATGTCTCTTGCGGTAATGGAATCATTGGTAGTGAGTATGTCTCTATTAGTCGGCAGGAATGTTTTCGGGTATGTTTTCAGCAGTGACAAGGACACCGTCGACTATGTTGCAAAGATGGCTCCGTTGGTCTCTATCTCTATAATACTAGACGGTTCACAGGGTGTTCTCTCAG GTATTGCAAGGGGATGCGGATGGCAGCATATAGGGGCTTGCATCAATTTAGGAGCTTTCTATCTATGTGGGATACCCTTTGCAGCAACTTTAGCCTTCTGGGTTCATCTGAAAGGTGTTGGCCTTTGGGTCGGAATACAAGCTGGTGCCGTTCTACAAACTTTTCTGCTAGCTCTTGTCACTGGCTGCACAAACTGGGAACACCAG GCCCTTGAAGCAAGGAAGAGAATGGCTTTAGCCTAA
- the LOC108856702 gene encoding fasciclin-like arabinogalactan protein 19, translating to MATISFSCAIFLVALILCFPHPSAGVPLEELERAITVLRVRGRALFANAVVTSDLLFDLLSVESLTLFAPTDSTLYDLDMTRSFSFYVSTLRLHSVPVRLPFSDLRSLPNATSLPSLLPSHHLLLSKSSSSNESVYLDGVRILLPGLFYGQHLAVHGVDGLLSLTTPSSPELSVDLPPVVDSPAESPYAVDSRFSPAPQPYASFLGRTPAESPRVEEVSPSPWREGMIVGDEGGPLDWRSNHF from the coding sequence ATGGCGACTATCTCGTTCTCCTGCGCCATCTTTCTCGTTGCTCTCATCCTCTGTTTCCCTCACCCATCCGCCGGCGTTCCTCTGGAAGAGCTGGAAAGAGCCATCACGGTGCTCCGCGTCAGAGGCCGAGCTCTCTTCGCCAACGCCGTCGTAACCTCCGATCTCCTCTTCGATCTACTCTCCGTCGAGTCGCTCACGCTCTTCGCCCCCACCGACTCCACGCTTTACGACCTCGACATGACTCGTTCTTTCTCCTTCTACGTCTCCACCCTCCGCCTCCACTCCGTACCAGTCCGCCTCCCGTTCTCCGATCTCCGATCCCTCCCTAACGCCACCTCTCTCCCGTCGCTGCTTCCCTCTCACCACCTCCTGCTCAGCAAGTCTTCTTCGTCCAACGAATCGGTTTATCTTGACGGTGTTCGCATTCTCCTCCCCGGTTTGTTCTACGGTCAACATCTCGCCGTGCACGGCGTCGACGGTCTTCTTTCGCTCACGACGCCTTCGTCTCCTGAACTTTCCGTTGATTTGCCTCCCGTTGTCGATTCGCCGGCAGAGTCTCCGTATGCTGTGGATTCAAGATTCTCACCGGCACCACAGCCTTACGCCTCCTTTCTTGGTCGTACACCAGCAGAGTCGCCGAGGGTTGAAGAAGTTTCGCCATCACCGTGGAGAGAAGGCATGATCGTAGGCGATGAAGGTGGTCCGTTAGATTGGAGGAGTAACCACTTCTGA
- the LOC108807237 gene encoding loganic acid O-methyltransferase, translated as MQIESFHVNYISFFYHLYTFTLQLQCRFSHLTQYHHKAMNGGNGPSSYARNSSYQKGAINAAEELLRKEIHKRLDLTKRTFSSFTVADFGCSSGPNTLLAVDIIIQALLHKFSSSMANVKTPEFQVFFNDLSHTDFNALFALLPPQSQRPYFLAGVPGSFYGDLFPKASINLAYSSCALCWLSDLPTELSDATSPAYNRGRIHYTGASAEVAQAYSCQYKKDIKSFLVARSRELAEDGLMALIVPGVPDGFLDSQASTGSEFDLVGSCLMDMAREGRIKEEDVDSFNLPIYYTTPKELEDIIRSNGELKIEKMGTLDGVEAHDTMPDLESRVLYLRAVLERLIRIHFGHQILDELFDRYSF; from the exons ATGCAGATTGAATCCTTCCATGTGAACTACATTTCTTTCTTCTATCATTTATACACATTCACTCTACAACTCCAATGTAGATTCTCCCACCTCACGCAATACCATCACAAAGCCATGAACGGTGGAAACGGTCCTTCTAGCTATGCTCGCAACTCCTCCTATCAG AAGGGAGCCATTAACGCTGCTGAAGAACTCCTTAGGAAAGAGATCCACAAGCGTCTCGACCTCACCAAACGTACATTCTCTTCTTTCACCGTCGCTGACTTTGGATGCTCCTCAGGCCCCAACACCCTCCTTGCAGTAGACATCATCATTCAAGCTCTCCTACACAAGTTCAGCTCCTCTATGGCTAATGTTAAAACCCCAGAGTTTCAGGTCTTCTTTAACGACCTCTCGCACACTGATTTCAATGCGCTCTTTGCTTTGCTCCCTCCGCAGAGTCAACGCCCCTACTTCTTGGCAG GTGTTCCCGGGTCTTTTTATGGAGACTTGTTTCCCAAGGCATCTATTAACTTGGCCTACTCCTCTTGTGCACTCTGTTGGCTCTCGGACTTACCAACCGAGCTAAGTGATGCAACCTCTCCTGCTTACAACAGAGGAAGGATTCATTACACGGGAGCATCAGCAGAGGTTGCACAAGCCTACTCCTGTCAGTACAAGAAGGATATCAAGTCTTTCCTTGTCGCAAGATCACGGGAGCTCGCAGAAGACGGGCTGATGGCATTGATTGTGCCTGGTGTACCAGATGGGTTTCTTGATTCTCAGGCTTCAACGGGATCCGAGTTTGATTTGGTGGGCTCATGCCTCATGGACATGGCCAGAGAG GGACGAATAAAGGAGGAGGATGTAGACAGTTTCAACCTGCCTATCTATTACACAACTCCAAAGGAACTGGAAGACATCATCAGAAGCAACGGAGAGCTGAAAATCGAGAAGATGGGGACATTGGATGGTGTGGAGGCACACGACACCATGCCTGACCTTGAGTCGAGGGTCCTGTACCTCAGAGCGGTGCTGGAACGTCTCATTCGCATCCACTTTGGCCACCAAATCCTTGACGAGCTGTTTGACCGCTACTCTTTCTAA